A single region of the Mercenaria mercenaria strain notata chromosome 6, MADL_Memer_1, whole genome shotgun sequence genome encodes:
- the LOC123550661 gene encoding piggyBac transposable element-derived protein 4-like: MESFHDNDFSDIDDTEMEYMMGFNETVNDSDISMSSDDDSDDDVPLVDLIQRQNVNRRDEEVGGVQEWSANFRPINVNVFSGNPGPSVIMDVNKTEMEFFNLLFTPQMIQQIVDETNKYATKKQLEKPDDKWRNVTFSEIRAYLGFQIVMGIIAAPNLDMYWSSDPMFSPCGIKERMTRDRYDKISKYFHVADTSCNPARGQPGHDKLSHVRPILEAVRVNLMANYKPHRETTVDEAMIGYTGRLGFKQYVPMKPTKRGIKVWVRADPHNGYVNDIQVYLGKENRDGDKGLGERVVMDLVTPILNRGHHVYCDNYFTTVGLFEELQQQGTYACGTFRSNRRGIPDEIKQQKLKEQGTSITMQKGNMVATAWRDKKTVFILSTNFDPTTPRTTVQRRQKDGSQKDVSCPESVRNYTKYMNGVDHADQLRAMYSLARKSAKWWKYLFWFLVYLAIVGAYILMKESPNHQQKTRTGKPKPLTQLDFRKKLAKQLLGNFMQ, translated from the coding sequence atggAGAGCTTTCATGACAATGATTTTTCGGATATAGACGACACAGAAATGGAATATATGATGGGATTTAATGAAACCGTGAATGATTCAGATATTTCTATGTCTAGTGACGATGATTCTGACGACGATGTGCCTTTAGTTGACTTAATTCAGCGACAGAATGTGAACCGACGTGACGaggaagtgggtggggtacaagaATGGAGTGCAAATTTTAGACCGATAAATGTTAACGTTTTCAGTGGAAATCCGGGACCTTCCGTGATTATGgatgtaaataaaactgaaatggaattttttaatttattattcacACCCCAGATGATTCAACAAATCGTGGATGAGACCAACAAATATGCAACAAAAAAGCAGCTGGAGAAACCTGACGATAAATGGAGGAACGTTACATTTAGTGAAATAAGAGCCTATCTTGGATTTCAGATTGTGATGGGGATTATTGCAGCACCCAATTTGGATATGTACTGGAGTAGTGATCCTATGTTTAGTCCATGTGGAATAAAAGAGAGAATGACACGCGATCGGTATGATAAAATCAGTAAGTACTTCCACGTAGCTGACACATCATGCAATCCGGCACGCGGACAACCAGGCCATGACAAACTTTCACATGTTCGACCGATTCTTGAAGCCGTGCGTGTAAATTTGATGGCCAATTATAAACCGCACCGTGAAACGACAGTTGATGAGGCTATGATTGGATATACCGGTCGCTTAGGATTCAAACAATATGTGCCAATGAAGCCGACTAAACGTGGGATCAAAGTGTGGGTAAGGGCGGACCCTCACAATGGATATGTGAATGACATTCAAGTGTATTTAGGTAAGGAGAACCGTGACGGAGACAAGGGTTTAGGGGAACGAGTTGTGATGGATTTAGTAACACCAATTTTGAATCGCGGACATCATGTGTATTGTGACAATTATTTCACTACGGTAGGACTATTCGAGGAATTACAACAGCAAGGAACTTACGCGTGTGGAACATTTAGATCCAACAGACGAGGAATTCCGGACGAAATAAAACAGCAGAAGCTGAAGGAACAAGGGACATCTATCACGATGCAGAAAGGAAACATGGTTGCGACAGCTTGGAGGGACAAGAAGACCGTATTCATTTTATCTACAAACTTCGATCCAACAACGCCGAGGACAACAGTTCAACGAAGGCAGAAAGACGGAAGTCAGAAAGATGTTTCTTGCCCGGAGTCTGTACGAAATTACACAAAGTACATGAACGGTGTTGACCATGCGGATCAGCTACGGGCAATGTACAGTCTAGCGCGCAAGTCAGCCAAGTGGTGGAAATATCTTTTCTGGTTTTTAGTTTATCTTGCCATAGTTGGAGCCTATATTCTGATGAAGGAATCACCAAATCACCAACAGAAGACAAGAACAGGAAAACCTAAGCCACTGACACAACTGGATTTTCGAAAGAAACTCGCGAAGCAGCTACTTGGGAACTTTATGCAGTAA